In Agarivorans gilvus, one genomic interval encodes:
- a CDS encoding phospholipase A, with amino-acid sequence MQKQLFGLLAGCLILGSLYAEAEQGPRLVTYRDTYILFAKYNPDPASLSDYSPRLARKVQNSEQAIDKLEAEFQFSGKLIVAENLLSKRDYFSLAYTQQSFWQVYNKPFSAPFRDTSYEPEIIYTWRPKQFSLAQDRWLLRAASIGLSHQANGSTDEFDRRWERIYLQLDTSYNDWLISFKPWLPFGPEVNNGGDFVDYYGYGELNLSYLFGDSQCNHRVSAMLRNNLKADNKGAVDLRFSYCFSPALSLYAKYFNGYGESMLDYNIHNQSFGLGLALNRIGDSREMMSNSSKWTYGGLSMFRDNYLLAFKYNANPAKPDLANGLRGKQPESSEVEFQISFRLTLPFHLFTDSDNLNFAYSQQTFWQAYQRSSDAIRETNYEPEFFYQWNATSAPELAPILQWLRVGFVHESNGQSELRSRSWNRLYAEFGFNAGPVEVALKPWYRLNEDANDDDNPNIEDYYGYGELSANWQLNPDHRLSVLARNNLKRDNKGAFDLRWAYRLTPEIALYMKYFNGYGESLIDYNKSNQSIGIGIAVNQ; translated from the coding sequence ATGCAAAAACAGTTATTTGGATTACTTGCCGGGTGTTTAATTCTTGGCTCGCTCTATGCGGAAGCCGAGCAAGGCCCACGACTAGTCACTTACCGTGATACCTACATCCTGTTCGCCAAATATAACCCCGATCCAGCCAGTTTAAGTGACTACTCTCCTCGCCTGGCGAGAAAAGTACAAAATTCGGAACAGGCCATCGACAAGCTAGAAGCTGAATTCCAGTTTAGTGGCAAACTTATTGTGGCTGAGAACCTACTGAGTAAAAGAGACTACTTTAGCCTTGCTTATACCCAACAAAGCTTTTGGCAGGTTTACAATAAGCCTTTTTCCGCTCCCTTTCGTGATACCAGCTACGAACCAGAAATAATTTATACTTGGCGACCAAAGCAATTTAGCCTCGCCCAAGATCGCTGGTTATTACGTGCCGCCAGTATTGGCCTTAGTCATCAAGCCAATGGTTCAACCGACGAATTTGACCGCCGTTGGGAGCGTATTTACTTACAATTGGATACCTCCTACAACGATTGGTTAATCAGCTTTAAGCCTTGGCTACCATTTGGCCCAGAGGTCAATAACGGTGGCGACTTTGTAGACTACTACGGTTATGGCGAGCTTAATCTTAGCTACCTATTTGGTGACAGCCAATGTAACCATAGGGTCTCAGCGATGCTGAGAAACAACCTAAAAGCCGACAACAAGGGCGCTGTAGATTTACGTTTTTCTTATTGTTTCAGCCCGGCATTATCGCTCTACGCCAAATACTTTAACGGCTATGGCGAGTCCATGCTCGACTACAACATCCATAACCAAAGCTTTGGCCTTGGGCTTGCGCTAAACCGAATTGGTGATAGCCGAGAAATGATGTCAAACAGCAGCAAGTGGACCTACGGCGGGCTAAGCATGTTTAGGGATAACTACCTATTAGCTTTTAAATACAATGCCAACCCAGCCAAACCTGATCTAGCCAACGGATTACGCGGCAAACAACCCGAAAGCTCAGAAGTGGAATTTCAAATTAGCTTTCGTCTTACCCTACCCTTCCATTTGTTTACCGACAGCGACAACCTCAACTTTGCCTATTCTCAGCAAACCTTTTGGCAAGCTTACCAACGCTCTAGCGATGCGATTAGAGAAACCAATTACGAGCCAGAGTTTTTCTATCAATGGAACGCCACTAGCGCTCCAGAACTTGCACCCATTTTACAATGGCTACGTGTAGGTTTTGTACATGAGTCCAATGGCCAATCAGAACTACGCTCGCGCTCTTGGAATCGCCTGTATGCCGAATTTGGCTTTAACGCAGGACCTGTTGAAGTGGCGCTTAAACCTTGGTATCGGCTTAACGAAGATGCCAACGACGATGATAACCCCAACATCGAAGACTACTATGGTTATGGCGAGTTAAGCGCTAACTGGCAGCTTAATCCCGACCACCGCTTAAGCGTATTAGCCAGAAATAACCTTAAGCGGGACAATAAAGGGGCATTCGATTTACGCTGGGCTTATCGACTCACCCCTGAAATTGCCCTCTACATGAAGTACTTTAATGGCTACGGAGAGTCGTTAATCGATTACAACAAGTCCAACCAAAGCATTGGTATTGGCATTGCGGTTAATCAGTGA
- a CDS encoding GNAT family N-acetyltransferase: MFINFEYIGDMATSSASPVGTSAYQLHSSLPEVAYQASSPFCHPIFLRALEQQACVGHNSGWQACHIELTQAQILLPSYIKTHSYGEYVFDWAWADAFHRYGFHYYPKLVTMQPFTPVSGDKHFGPPLTAATLALCVDSVKQICQQQQLSSWHCNFVSESLAEQMAQQGMLIRHGVQFQWFNRGYRDFQEYLARFTSRKRKMVNKERRVAQSAVEAIHWRYGNELSDSQLQAFYQCYQSSYLKRGHKPYLSLSFFKQLCEQMGSSMLFVQAEQAQQVVASALFFFDQSTLYGRYWGCIQELEMLHFELCFYQGIEFALAKGLTEFNPGTQGEHKLLRGFEPITTYSAHYVADPAFASAIAQFCEEERAHMDSYQQQCRSLLPFKHHTVLGA, encoded by the coding sequence ATGTTTATTAACTTTGAGTATATAGGTGATATGGCCACTTCTTCAGCTAGCCCAGTTGGCACAAGCGCTTATCAACTACATTCGAGTTTACCTGAAGTGGCTTACCAAGCCAGCTCACCTTTTTGTCACCCCATTTTTTTACGGGCTTTAGAACAACAAGCTTGTGTTGGCCATAATAGTGGTTGGCAAGCTTGCCATATTGAATTGACTCAAGCTCAAATACTGTTGCCCAGTTACATTAAGACCCATAGTTATGGCGAATATGTGTTTGACTGGGCGTGGGCCGATGCATTTCATCGTTACGGATTTCACTACTATCCCAAGTTGGTAACGATGCAGCCGTTTACTCCAGTGAGTGGAGACAAACATTTTGGCCCGCCGCTAACTGCTGCCACTTTGGCATTATGCGTGGATAGCGTAAAACAGATTTGTCAGCAACAACAACTAAGCTCTTGGCATTGTAATTTTGTTAGCGAGTCCTTGGCCGAGCAAATGGCGCAGCAAGGCATGCTTATACGTCATGGTGTGCAGTTTCAGTGGTTTAACCGTGGCTACCGTGACTTTCAAGAGTATCTAGCCCGCTTTACCTCACGCAAACGCAAGATGGTCAACAAAGAGCGGCGTGTGGCACAATCAGCGGTAGAGGCTATTCACTGGCGTTATGGTAATGAGTTGAGTGACTCACAGTTACAGGCGTTTTATCAGTGTTATCAATCCAGTTACCTTAAGCGTGGCCATAAACCTTATTTGTCATTGAGCTTTTTTAAACAGCTTTGTGAACAAATGGGGAGTTCGATGTTGTTTGTTCAAGCAGAGCAAGCGCAACAAGTGGTAGCCAGTGCCTTGTTCTTTTTTGATCAATCCACCTTATATGGACGTTATTGGGGCTGCATTCAAGAGCTTGAAATGTTGCATTTTGAGTTGTGTTTTTATCAGGGAATCGAGTTCGCTTTAGCTAAAGGCCTAACTGAGTTTAATCCTGGCACCCAGGGGGAGCATAAGTTATTGCGAGGTTTTGAGCCCATCACCACTTATTCGGCCCATTATGTGGCCGATCCCGCCTTTGCTAGTGCCATTGCGCAGTTCTGCGAGGAAGAGCGAGCTCACATGGACAGCTACCAGCAGCAGTGTCGGTCGTTGTTACCCTTTAAACATCATACTGTCCTTGGCGCTTAG
- a CDS encoding substrate-binding periplasmic protein: MDVQIMVRFIFILLLLSLPVSAAESARKKITLVYEVKPNPPFYLGEGSDIDWRKPGITLEVLKLLEGKLNIEIEFKRRPWLRGLKEVEANVADGIFHASFKPARLQIGRYPMKNDQLDVSRKIMSQSYALYKHKDSPLQWDGQALTNLNGDIGAVRGYAVIGTIEGLGVSVYEVSSQMNGLMMLKAGRIAAFADIATMTDFQIKSHREEFKDIIKISPPFATKDYFLMLSHQFVHDNPALSEAIWDAIRELRDSPQYKLIVEKYYSTCSSACR, translated from the coding sequence ATGGATGTACAAATAATGGTGAGATTTATTTTCATTTTATTGCTTTTAAGCTTGCCGGTATCTGCGGCTGAAAGTGCGAGAAAGAAAATCACGCTGGTTTATGAAGTAAAACCTAATCCGCCATTTTATTTAGGTGAAGGCAGTGATATCGATTGGAGAAAGCCTGGAATCACTTTAGAAGTCTTAAAGTTACTCGAAGGTAAATTAAACATAGAGATAGAGTTTAAACGCAGACCTTGGCTTAGGGGGCTTAAGGAAGTAGAAGCCAATGTTGCCGATGGGATTTTTCACGCTAGCTTCAAGCCTGCTCGTTTGCAAATCGGTCGTTATCCCATGAAAAATGACCAGCTGGATGTGAGTAGGAAAATCATGTCGCAGTCATATGCGCTGTATAAACATAAAGACTCACCTCTACAATGGGATGGTCAAGCATTAACAAACCTTAATGGAGATATTGGAGCGGTAAGAGGGTACGCTGTTATTGGAACGATAGAAGGACTTGGGGTGTCGGTGTATGAAGTGAGTTCGCAAATGAATGGGCTAATGATGCTCAAAGCGGGAAGGATTGCTGCTTTTGCGGATATAGCAACGATGACTGATTTTCAAATAAAGTCACATCGTGAGGAGTTTAAAGACATCATCAAAATATCCCCTCCTTTTGCCACAAAAGACTATTTCTTGATGCTTTCTCATCAATTCGTGCATGACAACCCTGCACTTTCTGAAGCGATATGGGATGCGATTAGAGAGCTTCGGGATTCACCGCAATATAAGCTTATTGTTGAAAAATACTATTCAACCTGTAGCTCTGCATGCAGATAA